A window of the Pseudomonadales bacterium genome harbors these coding sequences:
- a CDS encoding lysophospholipid acyltransferase family protein: MLFKLFAKLPLPLLYTLSGPIYFVTYHLVRYRRGIVREHLSTAFPTSSEKEICRLEKRYYRNLADVTVEVVKGMAISEAEFEARVTHKNYDLVKGFIDQGKSLLLLSSHSGNWEWLQLAMGLQLPILVESIYKPLHSKTMDRVFYEMRTRFGASLVNAVDLMGEVIKNRKKQRAYAILADQKPRGSGRCHYTDFLNRDTRFFVGPEKIAQFAKLPIIYVRMTRVKRGYYEIEYQLLAEPPYEKNKDSYPVTELYARAVESHILQHPDSWLWSNRRWRVRNP, from the coding sequence ATGTTGTTTAAGTTATTTGCAAAATTACCGTTGCCTCTGCTTTATACCCTGTCGGGACCAATCTATTTTGTTACCTATCATCTAGTTCGTTATCGGCGCGGTATTGTGCGAGAGCATTTAAGTACCGCTTTTCCCACCTCCAGTGAAAAAGAAATTTGCCGACTAGAAAAGCGTTATTATCGAAATCTGGCTGATGTGACGGTTGAAGTGGTGAAGGGAATGGCGATTTCAGAGGCTGAATTTGAAGCGCGGGTGACCCACAAAAACTATGATTTAGTCAAAGGGTTTATCGACCAGGGTAAATCGCTTCTTTTACTCTCCTCCCACTCTGGAAATTGGGAGTGGTTGCAATTAGCCATGGGCTTGCAACTACCGATTCTGGTAGAAAGTATATATAAGCCGCTGCACAGCAAGACCATGGATCGGGTTTTTTACGAGATGCGTACTCGCTTTGGGGCTAGCTTGGTTAATGCAGTGGACTTGATGGGCGAGGTGATTAAGAACCGCAAAAAACAGCGTGCTTATGCGATATTAGCCGATCAAAAACCACGCGGCAGCGGGCGATGTCATTACACTGATTTTCTAAATCGCGATACCCGGTTTTTCGTCGGTCCTGAGAAAATCGCACAGTTTGCCAAATTGCCCATTATTTATGTGCGCATGACGCGAGTTAAGCGTGGTTACTACGAAATTGAGTACCAGCTGTTAGCGGAACCACCCTACGAAAAAAATAAAGATAGCTATCCGGTTACCGAACTCTACGCCCGTGCCGTTGAAAGCCATATTTTGCAGCATCCCGATAGTTGGTTGTGGTCAAATCGCCGTTGGCGAGTACGCAACCCCTAA
- a CDS encoding Hsp20 family protein encodes MARLDLSPLFRSSVGFDHLASMLDSASRVEQPAYPPYNIERVGEDKYRITMAVAGFDASELDIESERNTLKVSAIKANAEEGREYLYRGIAARNFERNFQLADHVKVVGANLENGLLHIDLERQIPEAMKPRKIEISAETPKKLIENERASSAA; translated from the coding sequence ATGGCAAGATTAGACTTATCACCTTTATTCCGTTCATCTGTTGGTTTCGATCATCTGGCTTCTATGCTGGATAGCGCAAGCCGTGTTGAACAACCTGCTTACCCGCCTTATAACATTGAGCGTGTAGGTGAAGACAAATACCGTATTACTATGGCAGTAGCTGGGTTTGATGCGTCCGAGCTGGATATTGAGTCTGAGCGTAATACCTTAAAAGTCAGCGCCATCAAAGCTAACGCTGAAGAAGGTCGCGAGTACCTTTACCGCGGTATCGCTGCGCGTAATTTCGAGCGTAATTTCCAATTGGCCGACCACGTGAAAGTAGTGGGCGCGAATCTTGAAAATGGGTTATTACACATTGATTTGGAACGCCAGATTCCTGAGGCAATGAAGCCAAGAAAAATTGAAATTTCAGCGGAAACGCCAAAAAAACTGATTGAGAACGAAAGAGCTTCATCAGCGGCTTAG
- a CDS encoding CPXCG motif-containing cysteine-rich protein, which produces MLEEISTECPYCGEPIQLIADVSGGNQQYFEDCQVCCRPILISIQHQEHSDSYTFLTRREDE; this is translated from the coding sequence ATGCTGGAAGAAATTTCAACGGAATGCCCTTATTGTGGCGAACCCATTCAGTTAATAGCTGATGTTTCAGGCGGCAATCAGCAATATTTCGAGGATTGCCAAGTCTGTTGTCGTCCTATATTAATCTCTATACAACACCAGGAACACTCTGATAGCTATACTTTCCTGACTCGACGAGAGGACGAATAA
- a CDS encoding insulinase family protein, which translates to MLQTIRRLTTIFLFALLYIGIQSCSSHPTGTEDSIVKSANDNRQYHSFTLPNQLKVLVISDPDTDKAAAALDVHVGSNANPEGRQGLAHFLEHMLFLGTEKYPEAGGYQKFISEHGGTHNAYTDFEHTNYFFDVDKDFLAPTLDRFAQFFIAPLFNADYVEREKHAVDSEYQSKLKDDYRRQYEVIKSIANPEHPFSAFFVGSLETLADRPNQPVRKDLVDFYQRHYSANLMSLVVLGHQSVDELEALVKAQFTHIPNHQSTRIEITQPLFEKSQLPLKVEITPEKDIRQLTLHFPMPSLYNYYRSKPTYYIANLLGHEGPGSLLSLLKNLGWVESLYAGVGHNASDASTFQISYSLTAAGLTQTDQVIQTTFAYIRLILDQGINAWRFKEQQRLAQMDFDFKENGRGIHEVTTLATQLHHYPTQDLLRAPYLFEHFDPQLIQKLIAKLRPENMIVMLVAKEAQTDQLTDWFKTPHGISTISPEQIAGWLTPLPENLQTQLTLPEANPFIAQDLSVKPNLAKGALPLRVKIADGLTLWHLQDTSFNTPRADFYFAIRSPKANDTPAHRLLTELYIKAVNDQLSEFSYPAYLAGLNYQLYRHVRGLSVRISGYQDKQLVLLEDISKKLKTPILREEKFAIFKNEISRDLENAQKDQPYNQSLSQVSELMLLSAWPEQELIRTLNALTLADLEAFIREYQEKIEIVALANGNLTLDDAKRMAQLLQHEFLSTAAAQPVPHQPMIKLPTNKALLHSLKVDHPDSAITAYIQGDDKSVSTAARFALFNQVLSAPFYQALRTEQQRGYIVFATSMNLMDVPATALVIQSPNTSAVDLAHHIDEFLRHFNAQVQTMSKAEFSKHQNALVTRILEQETRLSERSGRLWQEIDRENYQFDQRERLAAAVSAYSLDNFKQEYSDYFLGEKKRSLTVMANGERFPLDLKAIKTYISVKTRDALPQRFF; encoded by the coding sequence GTGCTCCAAACAATACGCCGACTAACTACCATTTTCCTGTTTGCTCTTCTCTATATTGGTATTCAGAGCTGTAGCTCACACCCAACGGGCACTGAAGACTCAATTGTTAAAAGCGCCAACGATAATCGCCAATATCATAGTTTTACCCTACCCAATCAACTCAAGGTATTAGTAATCTCCGATCCAGACACTGATAAAGCAGCCGCCGCGTTAGATGTGCATGTCGGTAGTAACGCTAACCCCGAAGGTCGTCAGGGGCTGGCACATTTCCTTGAGCACATGCTTTTCCTCGGCACCGAAAAATATCCCGAAGCCGGGGGTTATCAGAAGTTCATTAGCGAGCATGGCGGCACCCATAATGCCTATACAGACTTTGAACATACCAACTATTTTTTTGATGTAGACAAAGATTTTTTAGCTCCGACGCTGGATCGGTTTGCGCAATTTTTTATCGCGCCGCTGTTTAACGCTGACTATGTTGAGCGGGAAAAACATGCGGTAGATTCAGAGTATCAGTCAAAGCTTAAGGATGATTACCGACGACAGTATGAAGTGATCAAAAGCATTGCCAACCCCGAACACCCCTTTTCGGCATTCTTTGTCGGGAGCTTGGAAACACTGGCTGATAGACCTAATCAGCCTGTACGGAAGGATCTGGTGGACTTTTATCAACGCCATTATTCCGCCAACCTGATGAGCCTGGTAGTACTCGGGCACCAGTCTGTTGACGAACTTGAAGCGTTAGTCAAAGCACAGTTCACCCACATCCCCAATCATCAGTCAACAAGGATTGAAATTACCCAACCGCTGTTTGAGAAGAGCCAGCTTCCCCTCAAGGTAGAAATAACACCTGAAAAGGATATTCGCCAGCTGACGCTACATTTTCCAATGCCGAGCCTGTATAACTATTATCGCAGTAAGCCAACCTACTATATTGCCAACCTCCTTGGCCATGAAGGTCCCGGCAGCCTGCTGTCGCTGTTAAAAAATTTAGGCTGGGTTGAAAGCCTTTATGCCGGCGTCGGTCACAATGCCAGTGACGCCTCTACTTTCCAAATTTCTTACTCTTTAACGGCAGCCGGATTGACCCAAACCGATCAAGTTATACAAACGACCTTTGCCTATATACGCTTGATCCTAGACCAAGGAATTAACGCCTGGCGTTTTAAAGAACAACAGCGGTTGGCGCAAATGGACTTCGACTTTAAGGAAAACGGTAGAGGTATCCATGAAGTTACTACACTTGCCACCCAACTGCACCATTACCCAACGCAGGACCTGTTGCGCGCGCCTTATCTGTTTGAACATTTCGATCCTCAACTAATTCAGAAACTGATAGCAAAACTGAGGCCCGAAAATATGATTGTGATGCTGGTGGCGAAAGAAGCACAAACAGATCAGCTGACAGACTGGTTTAAAACACCCCATGGCATCAGCACCATTTCCCCCGAACAAATAGCTGGCTGGCTAACTCCGCTACCTGAGAACCTGCAGACTCAACTAACACTACCGGAAGCCAACCCCTTTATCGCTCAGGATTTATCTGTAAAACCCAACCTCGCCAAAGGAGCGCTACCTCTACGTGTTAAGATTGCAGACGGCCTCACGCTCTGGCATCTCCAGGACACCAGTTTTAATACACCTCGTGCAGATTTTTATTTCGCTATTCGTTCACCCAAGGCAAACGATACACCTGCTCATCGATTACTGACCGAGCTTTATATTAAAGCCGTTAACGATCAACTCAGCGAATTTAGCTACCCGGCCTATTTAGCCGGATTAAACTATCAGCTCTATCGTCATGTTCGGGGCCTATCCGTACGGATTTCTGGTTATCAGGATAAGCAACTGGTGCTGCTCGAGGATATTAGCAAGAAACTCAAAACCCCCATATTACGTGAAGAAAAATTTGCAATTTTCAAGAATGAAATATCCCGTGACTTAGAAAATGCACAAAAGGATCAGCCTTATAACCAAAGCCTGAGTCAGGTTTCCGAGCTGATGTTATTATCCGCTTGGCCCGAGCAAGAATTGATTCGTACACTCAACGCATTGACGCTCGCTGACCTTGAGGCTTTCATTCGCGAATACCAGGAAAAGATTGAAATAGTCGCTTTGGCAAATGGTAACCTAACGCTTGACGATGCCAAGCGGATGGCGCAACTGTTACAGCATGAGTTCCTCAGTACTGCGGCAGCACAACCGGTTCCGCATCAACCGATGATTAAGTTGCCAACAAACAAAGCTCTGCTTCACTCTCTCAAAGTAGATCATCCCGATTCCGCCATCACCGCTTACATTCAAGGCGATGACAAGAGCGTTTCCACCGCAGCGCGTTTTGCGCTGTTTAATCAAGTCCTATCTGCGCCTTTCTATCAGGCGCTTCGCACAGAGCAGCAGCGTGGTTATATCGTTTTCGCCACTTCGATGAATCTCATGGATGTCCCAGCAACCGCACTCGTCATTCAATCACCCAACACTTCAGCGGTTGACCTTGCGCATCATATTGATGAATTCTTAAGGCACTTTAACGCTCAGGTGCAGACCATGAGCAAGGCCGAGTTCAGCAAACATCAAAATGCGCTGGTTACCCGAATATTAGAACAAGAAACACGTTTATCTGAGCGTTCAGGCCGCCTATGGCAAGAAATTGATCGGGAAAATTATCAATTCGATCAGCGCGAGCGGCTGGCTGCCGCCGTGAGCGCCTATTCGCTAGATAATTTTAAACAGGAATACTCCGATTACTTCCTCGGCGAAAAGAAACGCAGCCTCACCGTTATGGCAAATGGAGAACGCTTTCCGCTCGATCTGAAGGCGATTAAGACATATATATCGGTTAAAACAAGAGACGCTCTGCCACAGCGGTTTTTTTAA
- the can gene encoding carbonate dehydratase, with translation MIKDLLANNMRWADHIKQIDPAYFPNLSKQQSPKYLWIGCSDSRVPANEIVGMQPGQIFVHRNVANLVIHTDFNFLSVLQYAVDVLKVEHIIVCGHYGCGGVEAALNNLQLGIIDNWLQNIKDIQQRHASRFENLSHQEKSDLLCELNVIEQANNVSETTIVQQAWGRGQKLFVHGWIYSIADGLIRDLQVSRGENSR, from the coding sequence ATGATTAAAGACCTGCTTGCCAACAACATGCGTTGGGCCGATCACATCAAACAGATCGACCCAGCGTATTTTCCCAACCTGTCAAAACAACAAAGCCCCAAATATCTCTGGATCGGATGTTCAGATAGCCGGGTGCCAGCCAACGAAATTGTCGGTATGCAGCCGGGGCAGATTTTCGTCCACAGAAATGTCGCCAACCTGGTTATACATACCGACTTTAATTTTCTCTCAGTTCTGCAATATGCCGTGGATGTGCTTAAAGTCGAACACATCATTGTCTGCGGCCACTATGGTTGCGGTGGCGTTGAAGCAGCTCTCAATAATCTGCAATTAGGGATTATTGATAATTGGTTGCAGAATATAAAGGATATCCAACAGCGCCATGCTAGTAGATTCGAAAACCTATCGCATCAAGAAAAGAGCGACCTGTTATGCGAACTGAATGTTATCGAGCAGGCCAATAATGTCAGCGAAACCACTATCGTACAGCAGGCCTGGGGACGGGGACAAAAGCTATTTGTGCATGGCTGGATTTATAGCATCGCGGATGGCTTGATTCGGGACTTGCAGGTAAGCAGAGGTGAAAATAGTCGCTAA
- the serC gene encoding 3-phosphoserine/phosphohydroxythreonine transaminase, which produces MSSRVFNFSAGPAMLPTEVMEKAQQEFLDYRGMGASVIEISHRCKEFDQIVDRCDELIRELSGLPSNYKMLYVHGGARMQFSAIPMNLLPLSASRKAVYFETGNFAKLARKEAEKFGNIKIAATSEATNFDRIPKVSVADVDQDAAYAHMTSNNTIYGTRWQEFPDTGVVPLVADMTSEIFSRVIDYSQFGAVYAGFQKNLGPSGVALVMMREDLIGKATPDTPTLLDYKVYMDNHSMANTINTFAMYMLMLMLEWKKEQGGIAALEKINQQKAKTLYELIDASDFYLGSAQPESRSVMTVTFNLANNDLAGQFLAEALKNGLYALKGHRAVGGIRASIYNAMPLAGVQALADFMKEFERVNG; this is translated from the coding sequence ATGAGCTCACGAGTTTTTAATTTCAGCGCTGGACCGGCCATGTTGCCAACGGAAGTGATGGAAAAAGCGCAGCAGGAATTTTTGGACTATCGAGGTATGGGTGCCTCGGTTATCGAAATCAGTCATCGCTGTAAAGAGTTTGACCAAATTGTGGATCGTTGTGATGAACTGATTCGCGAGCTGAGTGGGTTGCCTAGTAATTACAAAATGCTTTATGTGCACGGCGGTGCACGTATGCAGTTTTCTGCGATTCCGATGAACCTGTTACCGCTCTCAGCTTCACGCAAGGCGGTGTATTTTGAAACGGGTAACTTTGCCAAGTTGGCGCGCAAAGAAGCGGAAAAATTTGGCAATATCAAAATCGCGGCCACCAGCGAAGCGACAAATTTTGACCGTATTCCTAAAGTGAGTGTTGCGGATGTTGATCAGGATGCGGCTTATGCCCACATGACCAGTAATAACACGATATACGGCACACGCTGGCAAGAATTCCCAGACACAGGAGTAGTGCCTCTAGTCGCTGATATGACTTCTGAGATATTTTCACGAGTTATTGATTACAGCCAGTTTGGAGCGGTGTACGCAGGCTTCCAAAAAAATCTGGGTCCTTCCGGCGTTGCTTTAGTAATGATGCGTGAAGACCTGATCGGCAAAGCGACGCCAGATACGCCGACGCTGTTGGATTACAAAGTCTATATGGATAACCACTCCATGGCGAATACCATCAATACTTTTGCGATGTACATGCTCATGCTCATGCTGGAGTGGAAAAAAGAGCAGGGTGGTATTGCGGCGCTGGAAAAAATCAACCAGCAAAAAGCCAAAACACTTTATGAGCTAATTGATGCTTCGGACTTTTACCTTGGATCAGCGCAACCGGAATCACGTTCAGTGATGACAGTCACTTTTAATTTAGCAAACAATGATCTGGCAGGACAATTTTTGGCGGAAGCACTGAAAAACGGACTTTATGCCTTGAAGGGTCATCGTGCGGTGGGTGGTATTCGAGCCTCTATCTATAACGCAATGCCGCTGGCTGGGGTACAAGCGCTGGCAGATTTTATGAAGGAATTTGAACGCGTCAACGGTTAA
- a CDS encoding VOC family protein — MKVNKLDHICIAVRNIEAARKNWEPILGKEKPDDCYIDEPEKIKVARYWVGEIGFELIEATSADSEVAKFIESKGEGVMLVSLNVDNTREAISELAQQDYPIIGGARPFRESEFTFVHPKKMNGVLLELIDYPWDEFKE; from the coding sequence ATGAAGGTAAATAAACTGGATCACATCTGTATAGCGGTCCGAAATATTGAGGCGGCTAGGAAAAACTGGGAGCCGATATTGGGAAAAGAAAAGCCCGATGACTGCTATATTGATGAGCCAGAAAAAATTAAGGTAGCGCGCTACTGGGTTGGTGAGATCGGGTTCGAATTGATCGAGGCGACCTCAGCTGACAGTGAAGTCGCCAAATTTATAGAGAGTAAAGGCGAAGGCGTAATGTTGGTGAGCTTAAATGTTGATAATACGCGTGAAGCTATTTCTGAACTGGCGCAACAGGATTACCCCATTATTGGCGGTGCCCGCCCTTTTCGTGAAAGCGAGTTTACTTTTGTGCATCCCAAAAAAATGAATGGGGTGTTATTAGAGCTGATTGATTACCCTTGGGATGAATTCAAGGAATAG
- a CDS encoding YqaE/Pmp3 family membrane protein, translated as MDNKIVLIILAIFLPPIAVFLKSGVGKDLIINIVLCLLMFLPGVVHALWLVTR; from the coding sequence ATGGATAACAAAATAGTACTCATTATTCTTGCGATTTTTCTCCCTCCCATTGCTGTTTTTTTAAAAAGCGGTGTTGGGAAAGACCTAATCATCAATATTGTTTTATGCTTACTGATGTTTTTACCGGGTGTCGTACACGCGCTCTGGCTGGTAACACGTTAA
- a CDS encoding phosphoglycerate dehydrogenase has protein sequence MYKIQTLNNISIKGLERFTRDKYEVASEIGHPDAILLRSHKLSEAEIPASVKAIGRAGAGVNNVPVARMTELGIPVFNSPGANANAVKELVLAALLLGSRGIVQGINYVNSLTDLSDAQAMSKLLEQEKKRFRGQEIAGKTLGVIGLGSIGSRVARMALEMGMEVLGYDPALSVDAAWRLPSEVRKMENLQSLMAKSDFVTLHLPAIESTYHLVNTELLAAMKPDACLVNFAREEIVDSAAVAEALTNDKLRLFVTDFPTPVLIRNDKVILMPHIGASTQEAEDNCAVMAANQLIDFLENGNIVNAVNFPPLSLERSTQYRLAVVNKNVPKMLGSVLSVLADMEINVVDMLNKSRDDIAYNLIDIESPVSEDMLASIKAIQGVINVRVL, from the coding sequence ATGTATAAAATTCAAACGCTTAACAATATTTCTATCAAGGGCTTAGAGCGCTTTACCCGTGACAAGTATGAAGTGGCGAGTGAAATAGGTCACCCCGATGCCATTCTGCTAAGAAGTCATAAGCTATCCGAGGCGGAAATTCCCGCATCGGTTAAGGCCATTGGTCGGGCTGGCGCAGGTGTTAATAATGTCCCTGTAGCGCGTATGACAGAACTGGGTATCCCGGTTTTCAATTCTCCTGGGGCTAATGCCAATGCGGTGAAAGAACTGGTTTTAGCGGCGCTGCTGTTAGGTTCGCGCGGTATCGTACAAGGTATCAATTATGTGAACAGCCTAACCGATTTGAGCGATGCGCAAGCCATGAGCAAATTGCTTGAGCAGGAAAAGAAGCGCTTTCGTGGACAGGAAATTGCAGGCAAGACCTTAGGTGTGATTGGTCTTGGCTCCATTGGCTCCAGGGTGGCGCGCATGGCCTTGGAAATGGGAATGGAAGTGCTGGGCTATGATCCAGCCCTCTCCGTTGACGCAGCCTGGCGTCTGCCCAGTGAAGTGCGCAAGATGGAAAATTTACAGTCTTTAATGGCGAAATCCGATTTTGTCACCTTGCATTTGCCAGCTATTGAATCCACTTATCACCTAGTCAATACTGAGTTGTTAGCGGCAATGAAACCGGATGCTTGTTTGGTCAATTTTGCCCGTGAAGAAATCGTTGATTCTGCCGCTGTGGCAGAAGCTTTAACGAATGATAAATTACGCCTCTTTGTGACAGATTTTCCAACCCCTGTGCTGATTCGAAATGATAAAGTTATTTTGATGCCGCACATTGGTGCCAGCACCCAGGAGGCCGAAGATAACTGTGCGGTTATGGCCGCTAATCAGCTGATCGATTTCTTGGAAAACGGTAATATTGTCAATGCCGTGAATTTCCCTCCCTTGAGTTTGGAACGCAGCACTCAGTATCGCTTGGCTGTGGTGAATAAGAACGTACCTAAGATGCTAGGCAGTGTTTTATCCGTGTTGGCGGACATGGAAATTAACGTAGTCGATATGCTCAACAAAAGCCGTGATGATATCGCCTATAATTTGATTGATATCGAATCACCGGTTTCAGAGGATATGCTTGCCAGTATCAAGGCAATTCAAGGCGTGATCAACGTCCGCGTGCTTTAA
- the sbcB gene encoding exodeoxyribonuclease I encodes MSFYWYDFETFGADPFRDRPAQFAGIRTDDNFNPVGDPLVIYCKPANDMLPQPEACLITGITPQLAAREGVCEAEFIRQIHMEFSQPNTCVVGYNSIRFDDEITRNCLYRNFYDPYAREWQNGNSRWDIIDMVRLTHALRPEGINWPNHEDGRPSFKLEQLTKANNITHEAAHDALSDVWATIALAKLIREKQPKLYDYVYRHRDKRLVDQQLNLQDKKPVLHISSKYPADRGCAAIVAPLARDKVNKNAVYVYDLNIDPQSLLTLGAEQIRERVFTASDQLPAGVNRIPLKAIHVNKCPVVVPANLVTPEVAERLNIDIAGCLENLEKIKQAPDLGAKIADVFDQSYDQVTDPDLMLYSGGFFSNHDKNLMEQLRRLPPQQLVDLRLTSDDQRIPEMLFRYRARNYLETLSEAELAHWEEYRKDRLTQRDGGGSITLKDFFEKITNLRADTKLDSNKLSILDALENYANGFALRN; translated from the coding sequence ATGTCCTTTTATTGGTATGATTTTGAAACCTTTGGCGCGGATCCTTTCCGTGATCGCCCAGCCCAATTTGCCGGTATTCGTACCGATGATAATTTCAATCCCGTTGGTGATCCATTAGTTATATATTGTAAGCCCGCTAACGACATGTTGCCGCAACCGGAAGCCTGTCTGATTACCGGCATTACCCCGCAGTTAGCTGCCAGAGAAGGCGTCTGTGAAGCGGAATTCATTCGTCAAATACATATGGAATTTTCTCAGCCTAATACCTGCGTTGTGGGTTATAACTCGATTCGCTTTGACGATGAGATTACCCGCAATTGTCTCTATCGCAATTTTTATGACCCCTACGCGCGGGAATGGCAAAACGGCAACTCACGCTGGGATATTATTGATATGGTGCGCTTAACGCACGCATTGCGACCGGAGGGTATCAATTGGCCGAATCATGAGGATGGACGTCCCAGTTTTAAGCTTGAGCAGCTCACCAAGGCAAACAATATAACGCATGAGGCGGCGCATGATGCTTTGTCGGATGTTTGGGCAACTATCGCCCTGGCCAAGCTGATTCGTGAAAAACAGCCGAAGTTGTATGATTATGTCTATCGACATCGCGATAAACGCTTGGTTGATCAGCAATTGAATCTGCAAGATAAAAAGCCAGTTCTACATATTTCCTCAAAATATCCTGCCGATAGAGGGTGTGCAGCAATAGTTGCGCCATTGGCGAGGGATAAGGTCAATAAGAACGCGGTTTATGTCTATGATTTGAATATTGATCCACAGTCGTTGTTAACTTTGGGCGCTGAACAGATTCGGGAAAGGGTCTTTACTGCTAGCGATCAATTACCCGCGGGGGTTAACCGTATCCCACTGAAAGCGATCCATGTCAATAAATGCCCGGTTGTCGTACCAGCCAATTTAGTGACGCCAGAAGTAGCGGAGCGGTTAAATATCGACATAGCGGGATGTTTGGAAAATTTAGAGAAAATCAAGCAAGCGCCAGATTTAGGGGCCAAGATAGCTGATGTGTTTGATCAAAGTTATGATCAAGTAACCGATCCTGATTTGATGCTCTATAGCGGTGGTTTTTTTAGTAATCATGATAAAAATCTGATGGAGCAATTAAGACGCTTACCGCCGCAACAATTAGTGGATCTCCGGCTAACCTCGGATGATCAGAGAATCCCAGAAATGCTGTTTCGCTATCGTGCTCGAAACTATTTAGAAACGCTCTCAGAAGCTGAATTGGCGCATTGGGAAGAATATCGAAAGGACCGGTTAACCCAGCGTGATGGAGGTGGCAGTATTACCCTGAAGGATTTTTTTGAGAAAATTACAAACCTTCGGGCTGATACCAAATTGGATAGTAACAAGCTGTCAATCTTAGACGCGCTAGAAAACTATGCAAATGGTTTTGCTCTAAGGAATTAA
- a CDS encoding pyridoxal phosphate-dependent aminotransferase — protein sequence MDYALQSKLPQVGTTIFTVMSRMATEYGAINLSQGFPDFDGPAPLKQALCHYVQAGHNQYSPLAGVMALREQIALKLSLLYEHSACPEKNITVVPGATEALFCAIQTSIHPGDEVIIFDPAYDSYQPAIELSGGVTVHVPLLAPHFAIDWQRVKDAISTKTRMLIINTPHNPTGTIWTTSDMQQLAELVRDTNILLLSDEVYEHLVFDAHRHESILRYPELAARAFVVSSFGKTYHVTGWKTGYCVAPEKLMLEFRKVHQFVSFVGVTPIQYALADFMTQCPEHYLELPDFYQAKRDFFCQSLAASRFEFSPSSGTYFQLADYSAISNQPDTEFVTYLTQQVGVAAIPISVFYQSPPDARLIRFCFCKEDATLERAAELLCNI from the coding sequence ATGGATTACGCTTTGCAAAGTAAGTTACCACAGGTTGGCACCACTATCTTTACTGTTATGTCACGTATGGCAACAGAATATGGTGCGATTAATTTGTCTCAAGGCTTTCCCGACTTCGATGGCCCTGCACCACTCAAACAAGCACTCTGTCACTATGTGCAAGCAGGACATAATCAGTACTCCCCTCTTGCCGGGGTTATGGCGTTACGAGAGCAAATCGCGCTAAAGCTATCACTATTGTATGAGCATAGCGCCTGCCCAGAAAAAAATATTACCGTTGTGCCAGGGGCTACTGAAGCACTGTTCTGTGCCATCCAAACTTCCATCCACCCAGGCGACGAGGTCATCATCTTTGATCCCGCTTACGACAGTTATCAGCCCGCTATCGAATTAAGTGGTGGTGTTACCGTACATGTGCCGCTGCTAGCGCCGCATTTCGCCATCGATTGGCAGCGTGTCAAGGATGCGATAAGCACCAAAACTCGTATGCTCATTATTAATACGCCACACAATCCAACCGGTACGATATGGACGACAAGTGATATGCAGCAGCTGGCGGAGCTGGTGCGCGATACCAATATCCTATTACTTTCCGATGAGGTTTATGAGCATTTGGTATTCGACGCACACAGACACGAATCAATTTTGCGTTACCCAGAGCTCGCCGCACGCGCCTTTGTCGTCTCCTCCTTTGGCAAAACCTACCATGTCACGGGCTGGAAAACCGGTTACTGTGTCGCTCCTGAAAAGCTAATGCTGGAATTTCGCAAAGTACACCAATTCGTCTCCTTCGTTGGTGTCACACCGATTCAATACGCCTTAGCTGATTTTATGACACAATGCCCAGAACACTACCTGGAACTACCGGATTTTTACCAAGCAAAACGTGACTTTTTCTGCCAATCGCTAGCAGCCTCGCGCTTTGAGTTTTCGCCCTCATCTGGAACCTACTTCCAACTGGCTGATTATAGCGCCATCAGCAACCAACCTGACACCGAGTTCGTCACCTATCTTACACAGCAGGTGGGCGTCGCTGCCATTCCTATTTCAGTGTTTTATCAATCGCCGCCCGATGCTAGGCTCATACGTTTTTGCTTTTGCAAAGAAGATGCAACCCTAGAACGAGCCGCAGAGCTTTTATGTAACATCTAA